A single region of the Plasmodium reichenowi strain SY57 chromosome 9, whole genome shotgun sequence genome encodes:
- a CDS encoding hypothetical protein (conserved Plasmodium protein, unknown function) produces the protein MINSGEKEYISISDFLYMNVEDLKDDEEIKQKDFSYRKYVCSLELGDKKLDCGIHPEKRLSIIDCEERKYINDELSYDDIIFIIDHLLLNLVKLLKGNHPFLTVLSCYYLHDSKVINCKDNGYFLEEVFMKWLSAFSYDKIYMDIFKNDNKEFIKYIEKRDDPKKNINKNKVADNKKDNNKDNNMERKEEEEKEIEKKSDRININYKNNNNNNIHNDNICEENTFKNICEEDYVENKMFLFFQLFLIFYASSSELIDYVITQNNFVHRDDYKCGLVTLNDCLLYHCRNRRAYILKNLFIIKRCFTKFFTQYEENKKKNKDIIYILKRIKFIIYFTSLLNQLIFDMCESNKDSIKENCKQILNCINSIDNYMNCNINEKGAVKNKMFKMIQEEEKKKKKKLYFNKYFLMYKMTHVSKHVTKLTISEGYLFYKNIITDIQYIADYIKLINMKSSFFDIKNILHYLKFYSKSCNVLIKCIFKCCLTQIIQVEKKEFAKFEKEYILTQRSKVSQHLHNNKKNVEKGKNNSCHIMGNKFHTKNEKREDLEIDKQKKKIIYNDDVEIFESDDETQKNIKNIKNNKNKELKCFVSSFESELKDYYSIFFDLYQNHNVESVDSNELLNKKLLDNVKDNIFVNMFLFLFYNESFIIIEELLKENEQFYVKNIIFNDLIYFGFSANLLMLFNNFAYTPDTLFYFVENELKIDTGYNYDKNIEHNDILKNIFCEKEMNKFVRLLRLNFGYLVNYMEKESSIVEIFDELENFIKQYDIIKWEEINGNINEKQLNAHMSKDKLKGHLINKDKLSDYDSGDDYDYNSRHFYNNIKNNTIISSPFCYRKYFKNEDEYKNFINITQKRMKFTILCKVFNLFSQYLEIVIKKIFKYSFLLPEREYSKLSNFHVDMRILYTLMKILTYNFKIYNMDKEIESIENYYTSILQTILIDYNCLGLYINLLSDQEYSFTYYVMSICYKELSYILQHGYNNRNNTEDINKNKYSLYYFILYLYSDFLMTYFIYLSYTNKDSNKLEEDSFYLKHKAWSFSYPHYCKMDLYSFQLNKSLLISLFLTKYLKINMSRSSCLSHNNNDDFHIGLKKKIKNINEIKESYQNYKILINKYSNLIMSKNSVPYKIRLFEKSDNNFDMQNYFKQYVNEIDKYLKIIKHKYDSYSFINIYINALKANINSSYKKLPPFCFENISIFLNPDYEVVRNHPFFLSLQEKIKK, from the exons atgataaaCAGTGGAgaaaaggaatatataagtatctcggattttttatatatgaatgtAGAAG ATCTGAaagatgatgaagaaataaaacaaaaagatTTTTCTTATAGAAAATACGTCTGTTCGCTCGAACTAGGAGACAAGAAATTAGATTGTGGTATCCACCCAGAAAAGAGATTATCAATAATTGATTGTGAAGaaaggaaatatataaatgatgaattatcatatgatgatataatttttatcataGACCATTTGTTATTAAACTTAGTAAAATTACTTAAAGGAAATCATCCTTTTTTAACCGTCCTAAGTTGTTATTATTTGCATGATTCAAAAGTTATTAATTGTAAAGACAATGGTTATTTTTTAGAAGAGGTATTTATGAAATGGCTATCTGCCTTTTcttatgataaaatatatatggatatttttaaaaatgataataaagaatttataaaatatattgaaaaacGTGATgatccaaaaaaaaatattaataaaaataaagttgcagataataaaaaggataataataaggacaataatatggaaagaaaagaagaagaagaaaaagaaatagaaaaaaaaagtgatagaattaatataaattataaaaataataataataataatatacataatgataatatatgtgaagagaatacatttaaaaatatttgtgAAGAGGATTAtgtagaaaataaaatgtttttattctttcaattatttctaattttttatgCCTCTTCATCTGAACTAATCGATTATGTTATAACCcaaaataattttgtaCACAGAGATGACTACAAGTGTGGTTTAGTAACTCTAAATGATTGCTTATTATATCATTGTAGAAATAGAAGAGCATATatcttaaaaaatttatttataataaaaagatgttttacaaaattttttacccaatatgaagaaaataaaaagaaaaataaagatataatttatattttaaaaagaataaaatttattatatatttcacCTCTCTCTTAAATCAACTAATATTTGATATGTGTGAAAGTAATAAAGATTCgataaaagaaaattgtaaacaaatattaaattgtataaatagtatagataattatatgaattgtaatataaatgaaaaaggtgctgtaaaaaataaaatgttcAAGATGATAcaagaagaagaaaaaaaaaaaaaaaaaaaattatattttaataaatattttttaatgtataAAATGACACATGTTAGTAAACATGTAACAAAGTTAACCATATCTGAAggatatttattttataaaaatattataactgatattcaatatattgctgattatattaaattaattaatatgaaatcatcattttttgatataaaaaatattttacattatttaaaattcTATTCAAAAAGTTGTAATGTATTaattaaatgtatattcAAATGTTGTCTTACTCAAATAATACAAGTGGAAAAAAAGGAATTTGCTAAATTTgaaaaggaatatatattaacacaACGAAGTAAAGTATCACAGCActtacataataataaaaaaaatgtagaaaaggggaaaaataattcttGTCATATTATGGGAAACAAATTTCATACTAAAAACGAGAAAAGAGAAGATCTAGAAATtgataaacaaaaaaaaaaaattatatataatgatgatgtGGAAATATTTGAAAGTGATGATGAgacacaaaaaaatataaaaaatataaaaaataacaagAATAAGGAATTAAAATGTTTTGTGAGTTCTTTTGAAAGTGAATTAAAGGATTAttattctattttttttgatttatatCAAAATCATAATGTAGAAAGTGTCGATTCGAATGAGTTgttaaacaaaaaattattagaTAACGTTAaggataatatatttgttaatatGTTTTTGTTTCTATTTTACAATGAATCctttataataatagaagAGTTGcttaaagaaaatgaacagttctatgtaaaaaatattatatttaacgatttaatatatttcgGATTTTCTGCTAATTTGTTAAtgttatttaataattttgcTTATACACCTGatacattattttattttgtagaaaatgaattaaaaatagATACAGGATATAACTATGATAAGAATATTGAGCATAATGATATActgaaaaatattttttgtgAAAAGGAAATGAATAAATTCGTTCGATTATTACGTTTAAATTTTGGTTATCTAGTAAATTACATGGAAAAGGAAAGTTCCATTGTGGAAATATTTGACGAGTtagaaaattttataaaacaatatgatataattaaGTGGGAGGAAATAAATGGAAATATAAACGAGAAGCAATTAAATGCACATATGAGTAAAGACAAATTAAAAGGACAtcttataaataaagataaattaAGCGATTATGACAGTGGTGATgattatgattataatagtagacatttttataataatataaagaataatacTATTATTTCTAGCCCATTTTGTTATCgaaaatattttaagaatgaagatgaatataaaaattttattaatattacaCAAAAAAGAATGAAATTTACAATTCTTTGTAAagtttttaatttattttctcaATATCTTGAAATAGTTATCAAAAAgatatttaaatattcatttttattacctGAAAGGGAATATTCCAAATTGTCAAATTTTCATGTTGATATGCGTATTTTATATACgttaatgaaaatattaacatataactttaaaatatataatatggaCAAAGAAATTGAAAGTAtagaaaattattatactAGTATATTACAAACGATATTAATAGATTATAATTGTTTAggtttatatataaatttattatcagATCAAGAATATTCTTTTACATATTATGTGATGTCTATTTGTTATAAAGAATtatcttatatattacaacatggttataataatagaaataatacagaagatataaataaaaataaatattctttatattattttatattatatttatactcAGATTTTCTTATGACATACTTTATTTATCTTTCTTATACGAATAAGGATTCAAATAAATTAGAAGAAGattctttttatttgaaaCATAAAGCCTGGAGTTTTAGTTATCCACATTATTGTAAAATGGATTTATATAGTTTTCAACTTAATAAATCTTTACTTATATCACTTTTTcttacaaaatatttaaaaattaatatgtCCCGTTCATCTTGTTTATcccataataataatgatgatttTCATATAGGccttaaaaaaaaaattaaaaatataaatgaaatcAAAGAAAGTtatcaaaattataaaatacttattaataaatattcaaatTTAATTATGAGTAAAAATTCCGTACCTTACAAAATTCGTCTATTCGAAAAATCggataataattttgatatgcaaaattattttaaacaATATGTAAATGAAATTGATAAATActtaaaaattattaaacataaatatgacagttattcatttataaatatatatataaatgcATTGAAAGcaaatataaattcttCTTACAAAAAATTACCTCCATTTTGTTTTGAAAATATCTCTATCTTTTTAAACCCGGATTATGAAGTCGTAAGGAATCATCCTTTCTTTTTAAGTTTGcaagaaaaaattaaaaaatga
- a CDS encoding hypothetical protein (conserved Plasmodium protein, unknown function): protein MYVIINISILYILLLIIFNIKSSASIYIYEKKFKNMMSDVNYYNTNKTQNEWKNIRIKFNKYNLTSNNKNTEYYKRLTKPLYGLIHKALCDNNDYVEIIKRKKYSSFCILHTGKKVLQKCMKKSKINNYHFLFHSSYISRCNNKKKCNYEGTINYNMFKLNIQNIKYDNILYKKKCLQQMYFNNSIFNNLYNCDQLNNKNRIFSIRSISNNTINKMNTINCSTNKYDNTIIDGYNSINEQDNTEGIYISNTYDDISSVQVQQMGLQNIIFQEGKLDEKNQKTKENINNIENKNNIENKNNIENKNNIENKNNIENKNNIENKNNINNIENIAEKKKKKRFLSEESKTRMKEKLRLIMKKKWKNHEFRKKMIKSFRKRSIDHNKKISDTVKNKWKYDKEYKLKTLEGQRKYFIKKSKSKKFNSPSQETRNKISKSMKQYWLNKNKYTKSDMNNLQSLVMKKKKHKKVWENIYSIILNQKIDDITNYQTFHHNLSVNLQAALN from the coding sequence ATgtatgttattataaatatatccattttatatattttgttacttataatatttaatataaaatccAGTGCAAgtatttacatatatgaaaagaagtttaaaaatatgatgtCCGATGTAAATTActataatacaaataagACACAAAATGaatggaaaaatataagaataaaatttaataaatataatctTACGAgtaacaataaaaatacagAATATTATAAGAGATTAACTAAACCATTATATGGACTTATTCATAAAGCATTatgtgataataatgattatgtagaaataataaagaggaaaaaatattcttcCTTTTGTATATTACATACAGGGAAAAAGGTTCTTCAAAAATGCATGAAAAAAAGCAAGATAAATAACTACCATTTTTTGTTTCATTCTTCTTATATATCTAgatgtaataataaaaaaaagtgtAACTATGAAGGAACTATAAATTATAACATgtttaaattaaatattcagaatataaaatatgataatatattatacaagaaaaaatgtttacaacaaatgtattttaataattctatatttaataacttatataattgtgatcaattaaataataaaaatagaatCTTTTCTATACGTTCTATATCTAATAATactataaataaaatgaatacCATTAATTGTTCTACAAACAAATATGACAATACAATTATTGATGGATACAATAGTATTAATGAACAGGATAATACGGAAGggatatatattagtaATACTTACGATGATATTAGCAGCGTTCAGGTGCAACAAATGGgtttacaaaatataatatttcagGAAGGTAAGTTGgatgaaaaaaatcaaaaaacaaaagaaaatataaacaacatagaaaataaaaacaacatagaaaataaaaataatatagaaaataaaaacaacatagaaaataaaaacaacatagaaaataaaaacaacatagaaaataaaaacaatataaacaatatagAAAACATTGCtgagaagaaaaagaaaaagagaTTTTTGTCTGAAGAATCCAAAACAAGAATGAAAGAAAAACTTAGATTAATTATGAAGAAGAAATGGAAAAATCATGAATTTcgaaaaaaaatgattaaATCATTTAGAAAACGTAGTATTGATcataacaaaaaaatatcagACACTGTCAAAAATAAATGGAAATATGATAAggaatataaattaaaaacattAGAAGGTCAACgaaaatatttcataaaaaaaagtaaaagtaaaaaattCAATTCTCCTTCCCAAGAAACCAGAAACAAAATATCAAAATCAATGAAACAATATTggttaaataaaaataaatatactaaaagtgatatgaataatttaCAATCATTAGttatgaaaaagaaaaaacataaaaaagTATGGGAAAACATTTATtcaattatattaaatcaAAAAATTGATGACATAACAAATTATCAAACGTTTCATCACAACTTATCTGTAAATTTACAAGCTGCTCTGAATTGA
- a CDS encoding GTP-binding protein, putative: protein MNYTSVNKRRLWVLIVFLILYNIKCICENISDLKKRLCFNNFSNSKKKIKKKWLAKKKKNYLTIWENKIYTTKRRNGYGKIEYKREENKKDDYNFMNTSLYLNYISNVKNFLFNKNNDKKNKIYYHKCKKCNIIQAKINDNDSLLSDEEFRNDVDRNDKEYYNIKKEYSENMCNQNRINDLSNCSVSSNNNILNECSSEVKKEMNYPSDNELYDNLNDNTIVHLKSEKCKEKYIRNFCILAHIDSGKSTLADRFLELTNTIKKKRMQEQFLDMMCLEREKGITIKLKAVRMHYNNYIFNLIDTPGHFDFYHEVKRSLNVCEGAILLIDGGKGIQSQTLNIFFELKKHDIKIIPVINKIDLSTCLYDKIKDDLINKFNFKENEILKISAKYGKNVKMLFQRIISDIPPPINTINSFFRGVVFDSFFDQYKGVVLIIKVLNGELRKKTEIFFINSAKSYIIQEVGYLVPEMKPTDVISQGDIAYVCSNIRNCDDIQISETIVNKDIIKKNNNNEFVINFKKINLERDKNIMQRLSDEGKQYLIHHNKGEIKCDENEGQVKCDENEGQIKCDENEGQIKCDENEGQIKCDENEGQIKCDENEGQVKFDENEGHVKCDENEGQVKCDENEGQVKCDENGEIKSFQYNEIKDDERYERNKEEIIYDHEHKKEGTFNIHKNDDRIKDNITEKENFSCSIQGNDNAFPISEKNDINIKSIAANKIEASYPSVYCNIYCVNDKKSNELEMSLNKLKLNDSSFSFKKYICETLGKGFKCGFNGLLHLNIIQERIRREYNIDTIVTAPSVNYLIRVKEKYMDKRLKEKLLEKNFDIQNMYIEQMDKISSNDSFFFMTSNVNDIPTKNVVHTIYEPYVKTNIITPEIYQKYIMNECFKRRGIFIKKEIMNDQIIFLFQMPLSEILINFLDQIKSSTKGYGSMSYENIIIYKPSELYKIHIYINKKKIDSLSFLAHKLNYEDKSRKLVSKLKNLINPHQFLIIIQAALESKIFVSEKIKPLKKNVTAKCYGGDITRRRKLIEKQNEGKKKMFEIGKVKLPPNIFTKLFDIKSE, encoded by the coding sequence ATGAATTATACTTCAgttaataaaagaagatTATGGGTTCTTATAGTATTTCTCAtcttatataatattaaatgtatatgCGAAAATATAAGTgacttaaaaaaaagactatgctttaataatttttcgaattcgaaaaaaaaaataaaaaaaaaatggctagccaaaaaaaaaaaaaattatttgaCCATATGggaaaacaaaatatataccaCAAAAAGGAGAAATGGTTATGGAAAGATTGAATACAAAAGAGAGGAGAATAAGAAAGatgattataattttatgaatacttctttatatttaaattatatttcaaatgtgaagaattttttatttaataaaaataatgataaaaaaaataaaatatattatcataagTGTAAAAAgtgtaatattattcaggcaaaaataaatgataacGATAGTTTGCTCTCTGATGAAGAGTTCAGGAATGACGTGGACAGAAATGACAaggaatattataatattaaaaaagaatattcTGAAAATATGTGTAATCAGAATAGAATAAATGATTTATCAAATTGTTCTGTAtcatcaaataataatattttaaatgaatGTTCCAGTGaagtaaaaaaagaaatgaatTATCCATCAGATAATGAATTATACgataatttaaatgataatacGATTGTACATTTAAAATCTGAAAAATGcaaagaaaaatatattcgTAATTTCTGCATCTTGGCACATATCGATAGTGGTAAATCTACGTTAGCTGATCGATTTTTAGAACTTACAAatacaattaaaaaaaaaaggatgCAAGAACAATTTTTAGATATGATGTGTTTAGAAAGAGAAAAGGGtataacaataaaattaaaagcTGTAAGAATgcattataataattatatatttaatttgaTTGACACTCCTGGACATTTCGATTTTTATCATGAAGTAAAAAGATCATTAAATGTGTGTGAAGGTGCTATCCTTTTAATTGATGGAGGTAAAGGTATACAATCACAAAccttaaatatattttttgaattaaaaaaacatgatataaaaataatacccgttattaataaaatagatTTAAGTACATgtttatatgataaaataaaagatgatttgattaataaatttaattttaaagaaaacgaaattttgaaaatttCAGCAAAATATGGTAAGAATGTAAAAATGTTATTTCAAAGAATTATTAGTGATATCCCCCCACCAATAAATACCATCAATAGCTTTTTTAGAGGTGTTGTTTTTGATTCCTTTTTTGATCAATATAAAGGGGTGgtattaattattaaagTTCTTAATGGAgaattaagaaaaaaaacagaaatcttttttattaacagTGCAAAGagttatattatacaagAAGTTGGATATCTAGTCCCAGAGATGAAACCTACGGATGTTATATCTCAAGGGGATATAGCATATGTATGTTcaaatataagaaattgTGATGATATTCAAATAAGTGAAACTATAgtaaataaagatattattaagaaaaataataataatgagtttgttattaattttaaaaagataaaCCTTGAAAGGgacaaaaatattatgcAACGTTTAAGTGATGAGGGTAAACAATATTTGATCCATCACAATAAAGGGGAAATAAAATGTGATGAAAATGAAGGACAAGTAAAATGTGATGAAAATGAAGGACAAATAAAATGTGATGAAAATGAAGGACAAATAAAATGTGATGAAAATGAAGGACAAATAAAATGTGATGAAAATGAAGGACAAATAAAATGTGATGAAAATGAAGGACAAGTAAAATTTGATGAAAATGAAGGACACGTAAAATGTGATGAAAATGAAGGACAAGTAAAATGTGATGAAAATGAAGGACAAGTAAAATGTGATGAAAATGGAGAGATAAAATCATTTcaatataatgaaataaaagatGATGAAAGATATGAACgaaataaagaagaaataatatatgatcatgaacataaaaaggaaggaacatttaatattcataaaaatgatgacCGTATAAAGGATAATATAACAGAAAAAGAAAACTTTTCTTGTAGTATCCAAGGAAATGATAATGCCTTTCCCATTTCGGAAAAAAATGacattaatataaaaagcATTGCTGCTAACAAAATAGAAGCATCGTATCCATCTGTTTATTGTAACATTTATTGTGTGAATGATAAGAAGTCCAATGAATTAGAAATgtcattaaataaattaaaattaaacgatagttctttttcttttaaaaaatatatatgtgaaaCATTAGGTAAAGGTTTTAAGTGCGGATTTAATGGTTTAttacatttaaatataattcaaGAAAGAATAAGAAgagaatataatattgacACTATCGTAACAGCACCATCtgttaattatttaataagagtaaaagaaaaatatatggataaaagattaaaagaaaaattacttgaaaaaaattttgatatacaaaatatgtatattgAACAAATGGATAAAATATCCTCTAATgattctttcttttttatgaCAAGTAATGTTAATGATATCCCAACAAAAAATGTAGTACATACTATATATGAACCATATGTTAAAACTAATATTATAACACCAGAAATTTATcagaaatatataatgaatgAATGCTTTAAAAGAAGAGGCatctttattaaaaaagaaattatgaatgatcaaattatttttttatttcaaatGCCTTTATCAGAAATACTTATTAATTTTCTAGATCAAATAAAATCATCTACTAAAGGATATGGATCTATGAgttatgaaaatattattatttataaacctagtgaattatataaaattcatatatatataaataaaaagaaaatagACTCTTTATCATTTCTAGCACATAAACTAAATTATGAGGACAAATCAAGAAAACTTGTATccaaattaaaaaatttaattaatcCTCATCAATTCCTTATTATCATACAAGCAGCACTAGAATCGAAAATTTTTGTTTctgaaaaaattaaacctcttaaaaaaaatgtaacaGCCAAATGTTACGGTGGAGATATTACCAGAAGAAGAAAACTGATTGAAAAGCAAAATGAAGGAAAGAAGAAGATGTTTGAAATTGGCAAGGTGAAATTACCTCCTAATATTTTTACGAAGCTCTTTGACATAAAGAGTGAATAA
- a CDS encoding hypothetical protein (conserved Plasmodium protein, unknown function) has translation MEKIKTIVPLIIGAYGLSLSSYKIYEDKKKRGWEKINGQVDKVTLRYDKNFFQRSYYLYVSYHFFLDNKKFIHNKEYKLETHLFSGNKEGKDNNNKLNANNITKEDINPNIYTQNIFDQVCKEKNITIIYNPNNKNETDPLIYIKENSILSNYNFIGRMKNKLLCVKTCVINKTKNLLKINTLKKNCEKQKYTNDKNEKKNKSADQQEFINENNLSLFEDINKNSYDSQNFKRHLINSYDINNLFPMYMLSCSLFLFSSFFLKRRIHAVKKKISQQ, from the coding sequence atggaaaaaataaaaacgaTTGTACCTCTAATAATAGGAGCATATGGATTAAGTTTGAGTAGTTATAAGATTTATGAAgacaagaaaaaaaggggatgggaaaaaataaatggGCAGGTGGATAAGGTTACATTACGATATGACaagaatttttttcaaagatcttactatttatatgttagttatcatttttttttagataACAAGAAATTCATAcataataaagaatataaattagAAACACATCTGTTTTCAGGTAATAAAGAAGGcaaagataataataacaaattaaatgcaaataatataacgaaagaagatattaatccaaatatatatacacaaaatatatttgatcAAGTATGTaaagagaaaaatattactattatatataatcctaataataaaaatgaaacagatcctttaatatatataaaggaaaattctattttatcaaattataattttattggtagaatgaaaaataaactATTATGTGTAAAAACGTGCGtaattaataaaacaaaaaatttacttaaaataaacacattaaaaaaaaattgtgaaaaacaaaaatatacaaatgataagaatgaaaaaaaaaataaatcagCAGATCAACAAGAATttattaatgaaaataatttatctCTTTTTGaagatattaataaaaactCTTATGATTCCCAAAATTTTAAGAGACATTTAATTAATTCttatgatattaataatttatttccTATGTATATGCTTTCATGTAgtttgtttttgttttcctccttttttttaaaaagaagaatTCACGCCgtgaaaaagaaaatatctcaacaataa
- a CDS encoding putative inhibitor of cysteine proteases: NNTYSFEIVNRSTWLNIAERIFKGNAPFNFTIIPYNYVNNSTKENNNKDSVLLISKNLNNSSNPVDENNHIIDSTKRNTSNNNNNNNNNNNNNSNSNIVGIYESEVHEEKINEDNTQQGNINKKENEIVNSNHQIPVSNIFSGNIDNNKNYVGSNYKSTYRNNPEFIHSTDFIGSNNNNTFDFLSRYNNSVLKNMQGNTKVPGSVPELKTRIFSEEENTEVESAENNHTNSLNPNEPCDKIIKLGDIINSVNEKTISLNSTVNNVLCVNLDSVNGNGFIWTLLGVHKKKPLIDPSNFPTKRVTQSYVSPDISVTNPVPIPKNSNTNKDDSINNKQDGSENNNTTTNNFPKAREKLVGGSSMLISKIKPHKPGQYFIVYSYYRPFDPTRDTNTRIVELNVQ, encoded by the coding sequence ATAATAACACCTACTCATTTGAAATTGTGAATAGATCTACGTGGTTAAATATAGCAGAGAGAATATTCAAAGGAAACGCTCCATTTAATTTTACTATAATTCCGtataattatgtaaataattctacaaaagaaaataataataaagattCAGTTTTATTAATAAGTAAGAATCTAAACAATTCTTCCAATCCAgttgatgaaaataatcatataattgACAGTACAAAAAGGAACACATcgaataataataataataataataataataataataataatagtaatagtaatattGTTGGGATATACGAATCTGAAGTACATGAAGAAAAGataaatgaagataatacACAACAAggtaatataaataaaaaggaaaacGAGATAGTAAATAGTAATCATCAAATACCAGtatcaaatattttttcaggaaatattgataataataaaaattacGTTGGATCAAATTATAAGAGCACTTATAGGAATAATCCAGAGTTTATTCATTCAACAGATTTTATTGgttcaaataataataatacatttgATTTTCTTTCgagatataataatagtgTATTGAAGAATATGCAAGGAAATACAAAAGTTCCAGGTAGCGTACCTGAATTGAAAACTAGAATTTTTTcagaagaagaaaatacTGAAGTAGAATCTGCAGAAAATAATCATACGAATTCATTAAACCCCAATGAACCATgtgataaaataataaaattaggagatataataaatagtGTAAATGAAAAAACCATATCTTTAAATTCGACCGTAAATAATGTATTATGTGTAAATTTAGATTCAGTAAATGGAAATGGTTTTATATGGACTTTATTAGGAGTACATAAGAAAAAACCATTGATCGATCCATCTAATTTCCCTACAAAAAGAGTAACACAATCATATGTTAGTCCTGATATTTCAGTGACCAATCCAGTACCTATACCTAAAAATAGTAATACGAACAAAGATGAttcaataaataataaacaagATGGAAgtgaaaataataacacCACAACAAATAATTTTCCTAAGGCCAGAGAAAAGCTAGTCGGAGGTTCATCCATGTTAATAAGTAAAATTAAGCCCCACAAACCTGGacaatattttattgtctattcatattataGACCATTTGATCCAACAAGGGACACAAACACAAGAATTGTAGAGTTAAACGTGCAATAA